ATCGCCCTCGGTCTGATCGTGATCCTCTTCGAGGTGTGGACCGGCGGGGACCTGCTGCTGCCGCGCAACGTCTCCAACCTGGTGCTGCAGAACAGCTACATCCTGATCCTCGCGATCGGCATGATGATGGTCATCATCGCCGGGCACATCGACCTGTCGGTCGGTTCGCTCACCGCGTTCGTGGGCGCCTTCGCGGCGGTCCTGATGGTCAATCACCAGGTGCCGTGGCCCGTCGCGTTGGTGCTGTGCCTGCTGATGGGCGCCGTCGCGGGCTCCGTACAGGGGCTGTTGATCGCCTACGCGGGCATACCGTCCTTCATCGTCACCCTCGCCGGCATGCTGCTCTTCCGCGGCCTCACGGAGATCCTGCTCCAGGGCCAGACCCTGGGCCCCTTCCCCGACGGCCTGCAGAAGATCGGCAACGGCTTCCTGCCCGCGGTCGGCCCGAACACCAACTACCACAACATCACCCTGCTGTTGGGCCTGGCGATGGTCGCCGCGGTGGTGTGGCAGGAGGTCCGCGACCGGCGCCGGCAGCTGGAGTTCTCGCTCGACGTGCCGCCGGTGAAGCTGTTCCTGCTCAAGCTGGTCGCGATCGTCGCCGCGATCGTCTGGCTCACCATGCTGCTCGCCAGCTACAACGGCGCGCCGGTCATCCTGATCATCCTCGGTGTCCTGGTGGTCGGTTACGGCTACGTGATGCGCAACACCGTCTTCGGCCGCCACATCTACGCGATCGGCGGCAATCTGCCGGCCGCGAAGCTGTCCGGCGTCAAGGACAAGCGCGTCAGCTTCCAGGTGTTCCTGAACATGGGCGTGCTCGCGGCCCTGGCGGGTCTGGTGGTCACCTCCCGCCTCAACGCGGCCTCGCCGAAGGCCGGCGACGGCTTCGAACTGGAGGCCATCGCCTCCTCGTTCATCGGTGGCGCGTCCATGAGCGGCGGTGTGGGTACCGTCCTCGGCGCGATCATCGGTGGTCTGGTCCTCGGCGTGCTGAACAACGGCATGAACCTCCTCAGCGTCGGCACCGACTGGCAACAGGTCATCAAGGGCCTCGCCCTGCTGGCCGCGGTCGGCTTCGATGTGTGGAACAAGCGCAAGTCCGGTTCGTAACGGAAGCTCCGCTGGGAGACCGGGAGTTGGCTGCGCGTCCGTCGTGGCTGGTCGCGCAGTTCCCCGCGCCCTTTTGGGGCGCGCTCCAGCGGAGCCACCCTTCAACGCACTAGGGAGCCGCTCCATGGAACTGAACAGACGCACGGTCATTGCGGGCGCGGCGGCAGCGGGTATCGCCGCGAGCGCGCTCGGTACGGGTACGGCGGAGGCTGCCTCGGGAGGCAAGAAGCCCGTGAAGGAACTCTTCGGGACCCTCGCCGACGGCACGAAGGTCTACCGCTGGTCGCTGGCCAACGGCGGCACCCGCCTCAAGGTCCTCTCCTACGGCGGCATCATCCAGTCGCTCGAACTCCCGGACCGGCACGGCAAGTACGCCAACGTGTCGCTCGGCTACGACAACCTCGCCGCGTACGTCGCGGGCACCACGTTCTTCGGCGCGACCATCGGCCGGTACGGAAACCGCATCGCCAAGGGCCAGTTCACCCTGGACGGCAAGGCGTACCAGCTCTCCGTCAACGACGGCGTGAACAGCCTGCACGGCGGTGCCAAGGGCTTCAACACGAAGGTCTGGAACATCGAGCCCTTCACCAAGGGCTCCGACGTCGGCCTCTACCTCCACTACACCAGCGTGGACGGCGAGATGGGCTACCCCGGCACCCTCAAGACGAAGGTGACCTTCACCCTCACCAGGCACGGCGACTGGCGCATCGACTACGAGGCCACCACCGACAAGCCGACGGTCGTCAACCTCACCAACCACACGTACTACAACCTCGCCGGCGAGGGCAGCGGCACGATCGAGGACCACGAGCTCACGATCGCCGCGGGCCGCTACACGCCCACCGACACGGGACTGATCCCCACGGGCGAGCTGGCGACGGTCTCCGGCACCCCCTTCGACTTCCGCAAGGGCAAGGCGGTCGGCCGGGACATCCGCGCGGGACACCCCCAGCAGGTGCAGGCCAAGGGCTTCGACCACAACTGGGTCCTCGACAAGGGCGTCACCGCCAAGCCGGAACACATCGCCACCCTGCGCGACCCGCGCTCCGGCCGCACCCTGAAGATCGCCACGGACCAGCCTGGCCTGCAGTTCTACTCGGGCAACTTCCTCGACGGCACCCTCGTCGGCACCTCCGGCCGCACCTACCGGCAGGGCGACGGACTGTGCCTGGAGACCCAGCACTTCCCGGACTCCCCGAACGAGCCGGCCTGGCCGACGACGGTCCTGCGCCCCGGCCAGACGTACCGCACGACGACGATCCACTCGTTCGGCAACTGACGCCGACGCCTGACTCGGGCCAGGGGTTCCCGAACACACACCATTTTCACATCCGTTGAACAGCGCCACTCGCGTCTCCGTACTCATGGGTGGCCCGTGCTCCCCCGCGCGGGCCACCCAAGACGACGGGCCCGGTCGTCCCCGCCGGGCCCGCCTTCATACGGAGGTTCCATTGGCCGACTCCAACGTCACCTCGCTGTTCCGCAGTACGGCGGCACACAGCCCGTCGATGGCGGCGTTGGCGCGTGAGAGCGACGGCACCGGTCCCGTGGACTTCTGCATCCCGTGCAACCCGTACTTCCCCACCCCCGCCATGTTCGACGAGATGGCGGCCCGGCTGCGCGAGATCATCACGTACTACCCGAGCAGCGCCGACACCATCACGGCCGAGCTCTGCAACCTGCTCCAACTCCCGCCGCAGTGCGTGGCGATGGGCAACGGTTCCACCGAACTGATCACCTGGATCGACCACTTGATGGTCCGGGAGTCCCTCGCCATCCCCGTCCCCACCTTCGGCCGCTGGACCGACCAGCCCATGGAGACCGGCAAGCGGGTCGACATGTTCCCGCTCCAGGAGTCCAGCGGCTTCGTTCTCGACCTCGCGCAGTACGCCGAGTTCATCCGCAAGCGCAACACCAAGGTCGCCGTCATCTGCAACCCGAACAACCCCGACGGCGGCTTCATCCACAAGCAGGCGCTCGTCCAGTTCATGGACGCGATGGCCGACCTGGACCTCGTCATCATCGACGAGTCGTTCCTCGAGTTCGCCGACGCCGAGGTCGAACCCAGCGTCGTGCAAGAGGCGATGCTCCGCCCCAACGTGGTCGTCCTGCGCAGCCTCGGCAAGAACTTCGGCCTGCACGGCATAAGGTTCGGCTACCTCGTCGCGAACCCCGCGCTGGCCGGCCGTATCCGCACGATGCTGCCCAAGTGGAACCTCAACGCCTTCGCGGAACATGTGGTGTTCATCCTCAAGGAGCACGGCGCGGAGTACGCGCAGAGCCTCCAGCAGGTGCGCCGCGACCGCCTCGACATGGCGAGCCATCTCTCCGCGCTGCCCGGCCTGACGGTCTATCCGTCGCAGGGCAACTTCCTCTTCGTACGCCTCCCCGTCGGCGCCGAGGGAACGGTGGTCCGGGACCGGATGCTGACCGAGCACCGCATCCTGGTCCGCGAGTGCGGCAACAAGATCGGTTCGTCCAGCCGCTTCCTGCGGCTCGTGGTGCGCCCCCAGACGGACGTGCGTCGCCTGGTGTCCGGCATGGAACAGGTGCTCTACGGGACCAGGAGGGGAGCCGCCGTACCCGAGCTGGGTACAGGGACCAACTACAGCTCGGGTACGGCGGCCGTGGATCGCCTGGTCGGGGCGACGAACGGCGCCGGGATGCAGAATCTCGCCGCGCAGGCCCTCGGTACGGGGACGTCGGGGGTCGGCATGCCGATGCCGGCGCCGATGCCGGTGCCCGCGGCGGCTCAGATGCCGATGCAGCCTCAGGCGGTGCCCATGCAGGTGCCTCAGCCGCAGCCTGTACCGCAGCCGCAGCCCCAACAGCCGCAGGTCCAGCCTCAGTTCGAGCCGATGGTGGCTGCGGCGCAGGTTCAGCAGATGCCCATGCAGCAGGCTCCGCCGCCGCAGATGCCCCAGCAGCCCTACGGTGTCCCCGCGCCGGCGCCCGCCCCAATGCCTCAGGGGCCGACCCCCACCGGTGTGCCTGCGCGTAATGGGCTTACCGCCGCGCAGGTTCGGGGGGCTACCAGTCCTAATGGGATGCAGAATCTTGCGCCGGCGCCTGCTACTGGGTGGCCCAATGCGCAGAGTTGGCCGAATGCTGCGGGGATGGGGCAGGCGGGCTGAGGTTTCGTTGCCGGGTGCGGGTGTGTGGGGGCTGGTCGCGCAGTTCCCCGCGCCCCTAAACGGAGTTGCCCCTTACGGCGTTTAGAAGTGATGCTCCCAGCGGTAGCTCGTGACAACCCTGTACCTCGAAGCCTGTCTTCTCCAGCATGCGGGTGTAGTGGGGCTCGTCTCGCTCTCTGCCTCCCACGTTGCAGAGCATGTGGATGTCCCAGGCCACTGCCGTCGGTGTCGGCAACAGGCGCTCCACCACCAGGAGTTGGGCACCCGGGCGCATCGCCTCCGCACACCTGTTGAGGATCGTGAGGCACCGCTCGTCGTCCCAGTCGTGCAGGACCCTGGACAAGAGGTAGACGTCTCCGCCCTCCGGTACCGAGCGGGTGAAGTCGCCGGCGACGAAGGAGCAGCGTTCGGGGAGGTGGGGGCGGGCCGCGTCCAGGGCGCCCGGGCGTTCGTAGAGGACGCCCTCCAGGTGGGGGTGGGCTCGGAGCAACCGGCCGAGCAGCGCGCCGTTTCCGCCGCCCACGTCCACCACCCGTCGCGCCTTCGAGAAGTCGATCAGGGTGGGGACCGGGGTGAACATCTCCGCGCTGGAGGCCATCGCGCGGTGGAACAGGCTTCCCAGTTCGGGGTGTTGGGCGAAGTACGGGAAGTGGTGCTGGCCGTTGCGGTGGGCGAAGGCTTCCTCGCCGGTGCGTACGGAGTGGGTCAGGCCGGCGAAGGAGTCGTAGAACGGGCCCGCGTAGAGCTGGGCCAGCGGGGCCAGGGAGAACTCCGTTGCCGTGCGCAGGGGTTGGCCTGCCGCGGTCAAGTGATAGGTGTCGTCTGCTGCCGTCAGCAGGCCCAGCGTCGTCAGGTAGCGGAGCAGGCGGCGCAGCGCGTCCGGGTGCGTCGAGGTGAGTTCCGCCAGTCGCGCCGCCGACATGCCGGGGTGGTCCGCCAGGTGGTCCGCGATGTTCAACTCCGCCATCGTGGCCACCGCTTGGGTCGCCCAGGCTCCGGTCATGACGGTGAGCAGGGTTGTTGTCGG
The nucleotide sequence above comes from Streptomyces sp. N50. Encoded proteins:
- a CDS encoding aldose epimerase family protein, with the protein product MELNRRTVIAGAAAAGIAASALGTGTAEAASGGKKPVKELFGTLADGTKVYRWSLANGGTRLKVLSYGGIIQSLELPDRHGKYANVSLGYDNLAAYVAGTTFFGATIGRYGNRIAKGQFTLDGKAYQLSVNDGVNSLHGGAKGFNTKVWNIEPFTKGSDVGLYLHYTSVDGEMGYPGTLKTKVTFTLTRHGDWRIDYEATTDKPTVVNLTNHTYYNLAGEGSGTIEDHELTIAAGRYTPTDTGLIPTGELATVSGTPFDFRKGKAVGRDIRAGHPQQVQAKGFDHNWVLDKGVTAKPEHIATLRDPRSGRTLKIATDQPGLQFYSGNFLDGTLVGTSGRTYRQGDGLCLETQHFPDSPNEPAWPTTVLRPGQTYRTTTIHSFGN
- the mmsB gene encoding multiple monosaccharide ABC transporter permease; protein product: MSTDVTAKSPAPAPPGGSGSAAGGGLLHLMLDGLRRNMRQYGMLIALGLIVILFEVWTGGDLLLPRNVSNLVLQNSYILILAIGMMMVIIAGHIDLSVGSLTAFVGAFAAVLMVNHQVPWPVALVLCLLMGAVAGSVQGLLIAYAGIPSFIVTLAGMLLFRGLTEILLQGQTLGPFPDGLQKIGNGFLPAVGPNTNYHNITLLLGLAMVAAVVWQEVRDRRRQLEFSLDVPPVKLFLLKLVAIVAAIVWLTMLLASYNGAPVILIILGVLVVGYGYVMRNTVFGRHIYAIGGNLPAAKLSGVKDKRVSFQVFLNMGVLAALAGLVVTSRLNAASPKAGDGFELEAIASSFIGGASMSGGVGTVLGAIIGGLVLGVLNNGMNLLSVGTDWQQVIKGLALLAAVGFDVWNKRKSGS
- a CDS encoding methyltransferase, whose amino-acid sequence is MNLPVVQARLAAADVARIERAAAYVETHDTDQVLAELLPALTPAERADVARHLVFDHTAVLVFPDSLDGLCEELRRLGHEPGPVTPSVVVRDRLTRRYGPELADIPVGIVHVAVGTRSVEIFALPVAPESALEAVAADEREAEHESHHAFAVTAPGPVVPAGLRLLLQERGGAVPDGGGYNGHENVTVLYHRTTTHHRFELRLPGRHLPLPDPTTTLLTVMTGAWATQAVATMAELNIADHLADHPGMSAARLAELTSTHPDALRRLLRYLTTLGLLTAADDTYHLTAAGQPLRTATEFSLAPLAQLYAGPFYDSFAGLTHSVRTGEEAFAHRNGQHHFPYFAQHPELGSLFHRAMASSAEMFTPVPTLIDFSKARRVVDVGGGNGALLGRLLRAHPHLEGVLYERPGALDAARPHLPERCSFVAGDFTRSVPEGGDVYLLSRVLHDWDDERCLTILNRCAEAMRPGAQLLVVERLLPTPTAVAWDIHMLCNVGGRERDEPHYTRMLEKTGFEVQGCHELPLGASLLNAVRGNSV
- a CDS encoding histidinol-phosphate transaminase, with protein sequence MADSNVTSLFRSTAAHSPSMAALARESDGTGPVDFCIPCNPYFPTPAMFDEMAARLREIITYYPSSADTITAELCNLLQLPPQCVAMGNGSTELITWIDHLMVRESLAIPVPTFGRWTDQPMETGKRVDMFPLQESSGFVLDLAQYAEFIRKRNTKVAVICNPNNPDGGFIHKQALVQFMDAMADLDLVIIDESFLEFADAEVEPSVVQEAMLRPNVVVLRSLGKNFGLHGIRFGYLVANPALAGRIRTMLPKWNLNAFAEHVVFILKEHGAEYAQSLQQVRRDRLDMASHLSALPGLTVYPSQGNFLFVRLPVGAEGTVVRDRMLTEHRILVRECGNKIGSSSRFLRLVVRPQTDVRRLVSGMEQVLYGTRRGAAVPELGTGTNYSSGTAAVDRLVGATNGAGMQNLAAQALGTGTSGVGMPMPAPMPVPAAAQMPMQPQAVPMQVPQPQPVPQPQPQQPQVQPQFEPMVAAAQVQQMPMQQAPPPQMPQQPYGVPAPAPAPMPQGPTPTGVPARNGLTAAQVRGATSPNGMQNLAPAPATGWPNAQSWPNAAGMGQAG